One stretch of Lysobacter sp. KIS68-7 DNA includes these proteins:
- a CDS encoding PA domain-containing protein, with the protein MNKNLLALSVAIGTAFCGMASATDIVPVYADAAGTGYFDPTPAAPLPGNPGTTVGEQRRIVAQFAADLWGTVLQSDQPIGIGARFTPLGPNVLGSAGATFVFSDFPNAGVPNTWYSAALAESLSGQDLTEGEIEIDSNFSTDFAFYYGLDGTTPAGQISLLDVVMHEFGHGLGFQNFENEAAGTFLAGRQDIYSVFTFDNSNGLFWTQMTVPQRQASALNYGNVVFTGASAVAGAPLVLGPRTGFRVIAPAGIAGEYNYGTASFGAPVTLTNFNGTVVVGLDPAIPGTSPTTTDGCSPFTNAAQVAGNIAIVDRGSCGFAVKAANAQAAGAVGVIVANNAPANPPPGMGGSDPTVTIPAISVTQADGALIKANTPAQVGFVVDPSHLQGADNAGRPRLYMPQPVAPGSSGSHYDTAMSPNALMEPAINDSLNGALNLDITPNLLKDTGWHINTGSAIINGCNTEVKVVTDAGIITGANVVATSNLIASTSANKDQYMARMQAYSDNLASLGLVSGRQVGKIMSCAAKIGKTPKR; encoded by the coding sequence ATTTCGATCCCACGCCTGCGGCGCCGCTGCCGGGCAATCCGGGTACGACGGTGGGCGAACAGCGCCGCATCGTGGCGCAGTTCGCGGCCGATCTGTGGGGCACGGTCCTGCAGAGCGATCAGCCGATCGGCATCGGTGCGCGCTTCACCCCGCTCGGCCCGAACGTGCTTGGCTCCGCCGGCGCGACGTTCGTGTTCTCCGACTTCCCCAACGCCGGCGTGCCCAACACCTGGTACAGCGCGGCGCTCGCCGAATCACTGTCGGGCCAGGACCTCACCGAAGGCGAGATCGAGATCGACTCGAACTTCAGCACCGACTTCGCCTTCTACTACGGCCTCGACGGCACCACCCCGGCCGGGCAGATCAGCCTGCTCGACGTGGTGATGCACGAGTTCGGCCATGGCCTGGGCTTCCAGAACTTCGAGAACGAAGCCGCCGGCACCTTCCTCGCCGGCAGGCAGGACATCTATTCGGTCTTCACCTTCGACAATTCGAACGGCCTGTTCTGGACGCAGATGACCGTGCCGCAGCGCCAGGCCTCGGCGCTGAACTACGGCAACGTGGTGTTCACCGGTGCGAGTGCGGTGGCGGGTGCGCCGCTGGTGCTCGGCCCGCGCACGGGCTTCCGCGTGATCGCACCGGCCGGCATTGCGGGTGAGTACAACTACGGCACCGCGAGCTTCGGCGCGCCGGTGACGTTGACGAACTTCAACGGCACCGTGGTTGTGGGCCTGGATCCGGCCATCCCCGGCACGAGCCCGACGACGACCGATGGTTGTTCGCCCTTCACCAATGCCGCGCAGGTCGCGGGCAACATCGCGATCGTCGATCGCGGCTCCTGCGGTTTCGCGGTGAAGGCAGCGAATGCGCAGGCCGCGGGCGCGGTCGGCGTGATCGTCGCCAACAACGCGCCGGCCAATCCACCGCCGGGCATGGGCGGTTCGGATCCGACCGTCACCATCCCGGCGATCAGCGTCACGCAGGCGGACGGCGCGTTGATCAAGGCCAACACGCCGGCGCAGGTGGGCTTCGTCGTCGATCCGTCGCACCTGCAGGGCGCCGACAACGCCGGTCGTCCGCGGCTCTACATGCCGCAGCCGGTCGCGCCGGGTTCGTCGGGTTCGCACTACGACACGGCGATGTCGCCGAATGCGTTGATGGAACCTGCGATCAACGATTCGCTGAACGGTGCGCTCAACCTCGACATCACGCCGAACCTGCTGAAGGACACGGGCTGGCACATCAACACCGGCTCCGCGATCATCAACGGCTGCAACACCGAGGTGAAGGTGGTCACCGACGCCGGCATCATCACCGGCGCCAACGTGGTCGCCACGAGCAACCTGATCGCCTCGACGTCGGCCAACAAGGACCAGTACATGGCGCGGATGCAGGCCTACAGCGACAACCTGGCCTCCCTGGGCCTGGTCAGCGGTCGCCAGGTCGGCAAGATCATGTCCTGCGCCGCCAAGATCGGCAAAACGCCCAAGCGCTGA